The genomic segment TGAAACGACAGCAGACGAGCATTAGATTGGCACTGAAAGATACCATTTTGAAGCTTCCCAAAATCGTGAAGGACGTGCCTGGGCGAGCTCCTCGGCAAGGCACTGGATCTGCCCGGTGAGGGTCGATATCTCGTCCCGGACGTGGCGGTCGGGCTGCGCGTCCGGGAACAGGACGGCGTCCTTGAGCGCCCTGATCTCCTCCCGCTGGCGCAGGCACAGGTCCTTGAGCCGCTCGACCTGCTCAACAAGCCGACAGATTGTTGGTTCGTACTGCATCGGGCCATTGGTGGCACGGACTGGTGCGGGGGAGAGTGGAGAGGGGAAGGGGAGCTCTATGTGCACACCTCGGTGTCCTTCTGGTGGAGCTGGCGGCGGAGCGCGGCGATCTCGTCCTCCTGCTCCTTGCTCTGCGAGAGGAGCTCCCGCTCGCTGCGCAGCACCGTGGCGAGCGTGCGCGTGTTGGCGTTGCCGCTGTTCTTGACCTCCGTGAGGGCCTTCCGCTTGCCCTCCGGCGGGGCCTTCTGGAATAGCTTCCGCGACAGCGCCGGCAGCTTGCCCCCTCCGCCGCCGTTCTTCGCGGGGGCGGGAGGGACGGGGAGGAGGTTCTTGGAGCTGGGTTTCTTGTCCATGGAGATGAGCCTCCGGAGCACGGAGCCGAGGTTGCcgtgcggctgcggcggcgcctGGCAgcgcaggtcggcgcggccggatcTGACCGGCACCAGCGCGCGGCTCTGCTGGACCGGCGTCcccgatgcggcggcggcgggtgcgggtcCGGCGCGGCGCGGGGACGGGGAGGGGGATTGGGACTCGTAGGAGGCGTAGCGCGAGGCCGCGGCCGCCTTCCTCATCTCCGACTGCTGTGCTGCGTCCCGCGCTGCCGCCGCTCGGCTCGGGTCTCGTCTCGCCGGTCTGGTGTGTGTGTAGTTTGGCGTGGATGGATggggaggagaggggagcggccggcggcgttcgaaATTCGAATGGACCAATTATGGCGTCGTGCGGCGTGCGTGCCGGGtgctttttttttgtgtgtgtgtgtgacccGCTCGTGCTTTTTTCCTCGGAGAGGGGATCCTGCCATGACGACAGAGTCGGCGACTTTTGCTGCACGCCGGGCAGAGCAGAGCAGGGCTCACTAGTCACTACTGTGTACTGCCACGTTCCGGAGGATTCAAAGTTTTGAACGGAGTCGGCCACCGTGCCgcattagagcatccccactcgtttgggctccccacgcccaaatccggcgaaattttcgtccggattggatgaagatttggcgtggggagcgccgaagttccagccgtccccccggcaggaaacccccaacctcgaccatttgacatatttcaaacaaattcaacataaaatttaacaagttcggcaaacaagaggacgaaaattgctgaaacaaattcggcgataacggtacaatgtttaacaagtgctcaaacaaattaagacaggactagttggcgtcggcgttggcgttgcctcggagcctccatatgtgctccaccggatcatcttgcgagcagctggtgcattgtagagtctcgaatctcccggcgcatagcaatgaaggcggcccatgatggaggcacccagTGATTAGgtcgtgcaagaggaccctctctctcatatggtgcttcttgctcggccggaggaaccggatgctttcgctcatcttcaataatcatgttgtgtaggcacacacagcagttcatcacctcccacatccgatctttggaccaagtcatagcggggaaccggacgacgacaaatctctgctgtaggacaccaaatgctcgctcgacgtcttttcggcaagcttcttgtttcttgacaaactcgcaaagtttgggggtgctagggttggagatcgtcttcacaaatgttgcccactttggatagataccgtccgcaaggtagtatcctttgttgtagtgccgaccattgatcacatagtccaccggggagcatgaccctcaacaagcttggaaaagaccggggagcggtttaggacgttgatgtcattgttggatccaggcataccaaagaaagagtgccaaatccaaagatcatgggtagccatcgcttcaagtatcacaggtgcagcctttttgtgacccttgtacattccctgccacgcaaacggacagattcttccattgccaatgcatgcggtcaatgcttccaagcatccctggaaaacctctagcttcatttgttgcaaggatcctccgagtgtcttcgacgatgggtgatctcaagtaatagtccccgaacactgctatgacggccctgcagaaccggtagaaacaatcaagggcggtggactccgccatccgaagatagtcatctgcagtatcaccgggagctccatacgcccgcctcctcatagccaccgtgcacttcagcggtgacgaaaatccaaccaaaccaggtgcaatccgccttgcatccgaagtagggatcaaagtggcggatggcatacacaatttgcagaaatagctttcgctcatcccgaaacgacgccggaaaacagtctcaccgtgcaatggattgtcggcgaagtagtcggcgtacaacatgcggtagccctccattcgctgtctcggcttgcacttccggcgacctcgtgccgacccaccacgccgacgagttgccgatccggcgtacatgcttgccaagtaaccaaggatcatcatgtgctcgtcgtcttgggcggctgccgccatctcttcttgcataagctcgacgaacatctgctcctcctcttcgtccgagtccatggccggcgaggcaaatggacgaacacccgacgggcgtggtcgaggcaacccgagccgcgagcgacgacgagcaagcaggccggaaaacgggccggcggaagagcggccggataggccgtcgtccaaacacggcggaatataggcaggtg from the Lolium rigidum isolate FL_2022 unplaced genomic scaffold, APGP_CSIRO_Lrig_0.1 contig_32828_1, whole genome shotgun sequence genome contains:
- the LOC124681051 gene encoding uncharacterized protein LOC124681051; its protein translation is MRKAAAASRYASYESQSPSPSPRRAGPAPAAAASGTPVQQSRALVPVRSGRADLRCQAPPQPHGNLGSVLRRLISMDKKPSSKNLLPVPPAPAKNGGGGGKLPALSRKLFQKAPPEGKRKALTEVKNSGNANTRTLATVLRSERELLSQSKEQEDEIAALRRQLHQKDTEVERLKDLCLRQREEIRALKDAVLFPDAQPDRHVRDEISTLTGQIQCLAEELAQVKAEKNTSRSCFDDGYCSSPSTPVLNEETAFSLECSIGEAETPNCGSPDEMFVKDLNPCLTPFSKSRSEVSGPASAQFPSIFSPQYEESLSSQRSNSSKARPAHHLSCGSSRRPMSKSSDHHKPTSGTGSSSKRRVHRSDQDKIYQNLF